The stretch of DNA ACGCAGCCAAAGCGCACAAACTCACACAGAAACATACATACACCTACAGGCGCCGTCGTCGTCGCCTGGCTAAAATATTCGCCAGtgtatgtgtgagtgtgtgtgttagttTGGAaggagccaaagccaaagcggTAGGTAAGTTAACTGGTCGTAGGTTCGCAACAACAAAACCAgagtcgcagcagcagcacaagaAGAAGAGGAGCAAGTGGGGCAAGGGGTGAGATATGAGGAACGGGGGAGCTGAAAGAGACGGATCGATGGAGCCACTTCGCTGAGCCAGAAGCGGACCCAAAGGTGGGACTGAAAGGGGGTTCAACTAGAGACATGTAGTTCCCCTTAAAAATGAACGTTATATCTACGCGAAATGTTAAAGGGGGGACTTATTTTAAGCAAAGCTAAGAAAAAGAATTGTCTTTCCTTGATTAAATGCCACTTAAATTATcttcatttatatattttccttaaaagttatttcctaaaatatatttaagccCCCCTTTTATCTTTACTCCACTTACGCCCCTGGGCTGGCTCGCCCACTCTTGTGCTTTGCTCATCCTGCTCTCCCTCCGCCTCCCCACCACTCCCCCTTTCTTGCAATCACTCTACCCCTCCTCTCTCTCCACCCGAACTCTCCTTCTCTCCATCTCTCTCAAGATGCTGTACTAGCGGTACAAAAAGCTCTCTTGAGTCAAACTGATAAGGATAAGAAGATCACTCTCTCTGTATCCAAGagcgctctctctttctcgcgCCGCGAATTTCTATCGAAATGATATCCTTTCGATACATTTCTTGTGCTTAAGCTATGACCTTGAACTTGGCTTGATGGCGGGCACGTGATAATCAACAGTTTCTCCTTCgtgttgcatttaaaaatgcatttaagcTGCTTTTGCAGCACATTTCGCCTGCCACAAAAGTGCGGGCAGCATCGCAATTTTGTCGCGCTTGGTTTTTGTATCCAACCAGCGaagcatatatgtatatagaaatacacatacatacgtaCAAAACACTAGTGTTGCACTAGCCCTCCggtttgcgtttttttcttgttgtttttgcttttatgcCTGGTGGGCGGTTAGCGCTGGAGCGGTGCGAACGCCCATGTCGACCCACCCCCTCCTCCTCTCCCTCGTTTTCATCATGATGAGCTTGCCTCTGCTTGTTCTTGTTCTTCTTTACACGTCCTCCAACGACGTTCGCTGTTGGGGCcccgcttttgttgttgttgttgttggttcggGCTGTCtatgcctgtgtgtgtgtgtggctccgtgtctgtgtgtgtgagtgtgcgcgCGCGGCGGGAGGTGGGGGCGTGGCGGCAGGCAGGCAGGGCATGGGCGGCCAGCAGGGGGAGCGGTGGAGTGGGGAGCGTACTTGTGTGTGCATGCAGCTCGTCGGcggcgtcgtcgtcgtcgtcgtttcATTCAAGTGTCCAACGTTTGCCGGAGCGGTCGCACACAGAACGGTAGTCGGACGGTTGGCAGATTCAGATTCGCTCTCTCTCGCGAGCTTACTCTCCCGCTCTCTCGGTTTACTGTTGTTGTGATTCAAAGGAAAAGGCTCCTGGTAATAATAAGGAGCTTGCGATACCGTTAGCCTCGAACCACCGAAAGCACCGTTAGCAGCATGAAGGATGTGAAAGTGGCGCGCGCAATCAGCGAGTCCTCGACGACGTCTGATAACACCTCCGATTTCATCGAGATCGTCAAGAAGTACGATGTGGTGTACAACAATCACAATCCGGATTACAAGAACGTCGAGGTGAAGCTGAAGGTGTGGACGCAAATCGCCGATGAGATAGGTCTTTCAGTGGGTAGGTAGAAAATCCTAGTAGCACCCTACTAAACCCCCTCCCCCACCACCCCCTCTCTAAAAAGGAGGCGCAGGAAATTGAATTACGTAGAACCCACGCACActcatacatatttatataccacctatgtatatatgtacctgAAAGCGGCCAAACTCAAACCGCCCGGCCTGATATTTTTCGTACGCTGGtacatatatagtatatagaaAACGTACATGTTCgcctgcgtgtgtgtgttggaGTGCGGTCGGCAAATTGCAGCGAGaagcagaaacaaaaaaaaaataaaaaggaaaacacacTGGCACgcagaaaaaacaaacaaaaacagtcCCAGAGCGAAAACTGCGCGCTCTCTGATGctgagagagagcgagaaagGGAGAGATATCGGGCTGGTGGGGCGGGGGAGCGGGCGGCAGTGGGAGTGGGCGGCAGGCGAGAgcttttcaaaacaaaaacattgcgCACGGCATTGCCAGGTGCGAATTTGGAGCCAAAACAAGCAACCACCTGTgctaaacttttaattaattttatagtagaaactaaaaattaaactttaaattaaaaaaaaaaacgtatataaaaatagacaACTTTTTTCtaagaaactttttttactttttcttgaAACACCCTGTATTGCCCTCTACTTCATTCTCTCTGATTCGCTCTCTctcataaacataaacatcTTTCGTTTGTTATTATTGCATCGCCGGCATAAattttttgctgttgttgcatttTCCTTTCAATCAAGCGGGATTCAAATTTCCAAGAACTTCACTTTAAACTCTTTAGCATAGAAGATTAAAAAGAATACTACGCATATAATATACAGATAAacttatacatatatgtatgtacaagtGTTCGTGGAAATGCACTTTAGTCAATGAGCTTACGTTTATCAATTCCAACAGAACTTGAATTCCGGGAATCACAAGAATTATAAgtacttatgtataaaaacTTACCAgcgtttaaattattgtttgtttagtttattagCACTGTAGATTCAGTTTTTTGTATGATGTCGGCCAACACAATTAAAGATCTTTTAATTGCGTTGCTTTAAAAAGCGCCTGCAGCTCGCGTGATTTTGGAATTCAACTGAATTAAAATCCCGGATAATAATAGGGCAGTATTTGACAGTTCTATTCCCTGGAAATGCATTTCGTAGGCTTTGAAAGGCGGTCACACTTTTGCaggttttgaatttgaatttaaaaattaagctaTGATAACAAATATACACGAATTAACAAAACAAAGGAGTGACTATAAACAATTGTGCTCTATAACACCATAATTATTATAACAGTTTTATATAATTGAAAACCCAAATTCAAATAGTTCAAACTTTAAAGTAATGAATTCTAGttctattataaaaaataaatcaaacaaaataaatacaaatttaatttccctATCTTAACTTCtcaattaacatttattttacagaAGCCTCGAAGCGGAAATGGAAAAACCTAAGGGACAGCTATACCAAGTATCTCCGCTCGTTTCGCGTGGGCACCAAGACGTCCAAGAAGTACCAGTACTGGGCCCATGCGGACCACATGGATTTCCTCAAGCCCTTCCAGGGACCGGGCAGGTACATAACTGATCCTAACTATTAATAACCGAACCAAATTCATATCCCTAACTAAACTTTCAGAAACTCCGctaatggaaatggaaaatccaACGACGAGGACGACACAGAGTGTGATTTTGGCTACCAGGTGCTGGCCAAGGCAGCCAGCAGCAATGGAGGCGAGGAGGAGCTGAAGATCACCATAGCCACGGCATCGGCGGGCTGTTCGTCCATAGGAACGCACACGGTTAATACTTATACGACCGCCTTGAGCAGCACTTCGGCCCCTGCCCCGACCTCcagtgtgggcgtggccacgcCCCCGAATATAATCTCCCCCGGCGGAAACGCAGGAGGAGGATCGGTAGCGCCACCACAAATCCACAATAGCAATAGCAATGGCAGCGCCACCGGCAGTCTCAACTGCGCTGCAGTGGCTCCGCTCAGTTCGATGACCCCACCGGCGGCCACCAGCACCAGTGGCTGCAATTCCGCCGTCGTCCTGCCCCTGCCCATCTCACCCGCATCCTCGGCAGCCGCCGCTGCAGCCGCCGCCGTCAGCAAGGCGAATGCCAATGCCCTCGCCTCGCTGGCCAATCACCTGCCCATGGGCTTGGGTGTGGGCGGCCTGGCCCAGCAGATGTTTCCCCTGGCCACGCTCAAGGCGGCGGCAGTGGCCGCTGGTCTACCGCTTCCCCCGACGATCACGCCGCCAGGTTGCAGCTCCTCCAGCAGCAATGGTCAGCAGAGCAATGTGGGCTGCCTGATCATCGAACCGCATCTCTTTGCGGCGGCGGATAACTTCAAGAAGGAGTTGACAGCCGCAGCGGCAGCCGGAGCTCCGCTGGGATTATTCCAGAACCTGGCCAACCAAGTGCAGAATGCGAATCGCTTGAATGGCGGCGTTAATCTACCTTTGATAGGTACTCCcacgccgccaccgccgccgccgtcaGCGCCACCAGCTGCCAAAGTGCGAAGGGTGCAGCCTTCGCCGCAAACTACGGCCATAAATCTCAGCTGCTCGGGGGCACAGAACTCGGGACAAATGCAGCCACAGCAGCCCATGCAGAtgccacaacagcaacagcaacagtcgTCGCCGGCGAAAACGCGCAAGATCTGCGATCCGCGCTTCCCCAGCGACTGGGATGTTTCCGCCGTGCTGCAGGCCAACCGGGAACTGGACGCCAACACGCTGTTCTTCCTGAGTCTCAGTCGCCAGGTGCGCGCCATGCCCATGAAGTTCCAGTCGCTGGCCAAGATGCGATGCATGCGAATTGTGAGTGATTTGGAGCTGGAGCTGGAGAACTTTGACTGCAACGGCGGAGCTCCGCCGCCCGACGACTCGGGTGGGGGAGCCGGGAATCTCAAGTACTGCAGCATAGAtacgccgccaccgccgccgcagGATGGATCCGTGGTGCTACTCCCGCCACCAGTCGCCACCGAGGGCTCCACGGAGCACTTTGTGTATGTGATGTCGCCGTCGCGCGTGGAGAGCATGATCGACATCTCCTCCGACGAGGAGGCGACCATGAACGGGCTGTCCTCGGGCGGCGGACAGGCTTAGGCGTAGTCTATTCGTACAAGTTATCtctaaattaaacttaaattaatcTCAAATAGATGTAGTTTTTGTCGATCTTTTTATTTGTTGGGGTGGCGGCTGATGATCCTCTGCTTATGGTGTACAAAATGTGGAAAAATCTCTTGGTATCGCTGCGCCAAAAATGAAGCTacatgatttttgtttttagtgcGAATGAATTTCATTCAAGGAATCGATGACGAAGGCATCCTAAGACTGCACCTTGCCCTTGGTGGTGAAGGCGAAGTAGGCGAAGCCGCCGACCAGGAAGGCGGCCAGCAGCTCGGCCTTGATCCAGGGTCCCTTGTAGGCGCCCTTGGTGGGCACGGAGATGTCGAGCAGGGATTTCACCGAGGAGACCTTGTCGCCATCACGCTGGGCCTTGCGCACATTGGCATAGCCGTCCTCGTCGAAGAGGCGCACCTGCAcgttgccgctgctgcccTGCTTGATGTCCTCCACCCAGCTCACCTGTAGGAAGCCGTTAGTTCATGGTTTCTGGCGGGGATTAGGGCGAATCCTTACCTGGTACTTGTCGTCGCCCACCTTGGCCACGGGCACCACCTTGCCGCAGGGGAACTCGGCGAACAGGCTGGCCGGAGCCGAGCCGCTGCACTGCAGCGTGAACTCGCCCACATGGGCCAGCTGGGTGAGAATCGTGGCATCCTGGGTGCTGAAGGAGCTCACGGTGGCCTTGCAGCTGCCGTAGACGCCGGACGCGCAGACGGCGGCCATGAGGCAGATGGCGAACAGTTGACGGGACATCTTGTTGGGGTTTCGCGGTGGTTTTAATTGAGGAATCTTCGGAATCAGCGGAACTCGGCGGCTATCCAACTCGGAACTTTCTTTCTCTATGAAGCGAACGCCACGACAGCACACATACGTCACTTGACAGCTCAGAAAATCCGACAGCCGAAGTCTGCGGCGGGCGATGGTCACACTGGGCGCAGCCAGGGATGGCAACTATCGGTTAAAATTCGGCTATAAAATAGCTAtaaatatagatttttaatataacaataaataatgttGGGAGTTTTCgatataattagtttttataaccttgtttttaaagtttaacttaacattctttataataatatgttattatggacattttttatatatctcgATTTTATAAGGATGTTTTACAGGTTTACAAACATCGGTTAAAGAAATagctataaaataattaaaaatatatttttttaaaattactattaAATTGGAATTATGTTATGTTTTACAGCTTCACATACATTGGTTAAAAAATAgcaataaaaaagtataaaatattttataaggaagtataaaataaaagtataaaatatttttttattgcattacaATTAAGTTGGAATTagctaaaaaatagtttaaaattttttttgtttgtgaattacaattaaattggaattataaaatataaaaaaatttaaattaattttttgtgaatTACACTTAAATTGGAAATATGATcagtaattattttaaaactagatttcaaaaatattatttatttatttattcgagTATTAAACCAGTTTTTGTCACAAAATTTCTAATCTAAATTTGTTAACTCGTAAAggggagtttttgttttattattgttattatagtatcaattaaataaccatttaaaataagtacggattatttatgtattagttttcaaaatcGATATATAATTATTCACTACGCCCAATAATTATACTTAATTGACATCCACTTGTTAAAAATACGAATATCGTGTAACGTTGGCTTAACAAATAATCTAATATCATGAAAACCATTTAAACATGTCGGATTAATGTAAGTAAAAGGTGATAATGGGAAGCGTTTTGCTATATAAAGATAGgtaaacgaatttaattttagagtGAATTTCTGAATCGTTTTCTTGTCATGATGTTGACGTTGTTCGTTTGTCTAATGGTGATCCCAGAAGCACtggtaatattaaattataaaataggaaaataaataaaaatagttctGAAGCCAATTGACGTTCTAATAATTATTTCAGTtatacaaaaaccaaaaaccctaTGATGCGACCTTTTTATCCCTCACCTGGAGCGAAAACGCAAAACCATGTGACTTCACTAAACTTCGGGTGATTGGCCGCGAACGTTTAGTCAATGGGACTTTTGAAATTCTCGAGGATATTGATGATGAGCACTATAAATTCTCTTGTGATTATTATTCCGATGCGCTACGAAATTCTTTAAGGATGAAGAGCTTGTTGGATCTTACAATTTTACAGTCTCCATTGATCCCcgttctttttatacccgttactcgtagagtaaaagggtatattgtattcgtgcaaaagtatgtaacaggtagaaggaagcgtttccgaccccataaagtatatatattcttgatcaggatcactagccgagtcgatctagccatgtccgtctgtccgtctgtccgtctgtctgtctgtctgtctgtccgtctgtccgtatgaacgctgagatctcggaaactatagaagctagaagattggcattttgcatgcagattctaggaattcctacgcagcgcaagtttgtttcaaaatggtgccacgccccctctaacgcccaccatcgcttatatacgattttaaaaattttaatattttggaaaagtaaaaatgcagttttattgtgtttatcaatacctatcgaaatgtagaagaaatttttcaaatcggaccattcgttaaaaagttatgcgtgatcaacgttttctatctctatctccatctccctcgcactccctttacctgagtaacgggtatctgatagtcggggcatccgactataacgttccctcttgtttttaactgcaaattatttgttatctttttaaattaattgtattCTTTTGGGTAAATATCAAGAAATTTAcacataaatttatatttaaagctgTTTTAgattaatatgtttttttttttaatcagacttaataaatattttatattctattttaccgtcgaggtaaattaacaacgaaatatataaatattttttaaatacagagtagcaatttttaaagttcccaAAAAATCTatgataattaaaatttcgcACAGACCCTCTAGGTCGAAACTCAGCCTTATCAACAATTAAATACAACCATAACACGACACATATCAATACCAACATACTTGGGAATGGGTactaaaataacttttcagAGACATACGAACGCAGTTGATTAATATTCATTAAATCGAACGCGTCTTACTCCAcggaatatatttaaaatgtttaagctAGCAATTTTGCTGTTTTACGCACTTTTCGCTGAAAGTACTAGTGCCGAATGCAACTTGGAGGATCTGGTTAGTCAGTGCGGTGGATTCTGCTTCAGGGCGATGTGGCCGATACTGGATCACATTTCCTATCACCAGGGTTCAGGATCGAATGCCAGCGAGTTCAATACCCTGGAGACACGAGTCAAGCTGGACAGTATTGAAAAGCAACTGGTTGCCCAGCAAAAGGTTCTAACCAGCCTGGAGTCATCGCAGAGGAACATTCCGCAGAACTTTGAGCAGATCGGTGGCGGCTTCTATTACACTGAAAAATACAGCAAGCAAAATTGGTTCGCCGCCCGGGATATTTGCCGCCGAATGGGAGGACATCTGGCCAGCATTCGCAGCGATGCGGAGCTGACGTCCCTCAATGCGAAACTTCCAGCTTCAACGGAATTCTGGCTGGACATCAACGATCTGGGCGCCACGAGCGATTACGTGTCCTTGAAGTCCGGGAAGCCAGCCACATTTCTTCGATGGTCATCAGGGGAAccaaacagcagcagccaccaCTGCGTTCTCCTGGATAAGCTAATGTACGACCGAAACTGTGACCAGTTGACCTTGTTCATTTGCCAGGCCGGCGATGAAAATGAATAACGAATTATAGTAATTTCAGCAAAAGTTTACGAAAGGCCTTTTTTAGTCAataaattttctgtttttttttgggaaatctattggttttcagaaaacatagcatactttttgacgcaacattttgtaaaagggattcttttttctgtgtgtataaaaatctttttaccAAAGATCACTGGCGTTCATAATTTATTATGATGGCTTATCaatgcaaaaaaaacacagtaataaaattatttttaaatggaaatcaaaaaatacattttattgtaaaaaattCCCCTCATAAATAAAGAAGCTTAATAACCCAGTCCAAAAGTTTGCACAAATGCCATTTAACTCCATAAGAGTagctacactaaaaaaaaatatttttcctgaatattttaaaatttcagaaataaagttctttcatttaaaatatttcaaaccatttctaaaattcaaagcgaataattttttgagaGTATTACAACGCAGATGTTAATCCGTTTACGAAAACAGAAAGCCAAAGAGCAGACTTTCAGTACAAgaagcaaaaccaaaagaacaaTTTGtgtgaatatttttctctgtgtacgcTTGTACCACGTATCTCTGGAAAAGGAGGATGTTGGTCTATCTGAGGTCGGGCTTATCAATAGCTACTAGGCGCAACCAATACTAAGGTACCAGCCTGGGTATTAATTCGGCTTTGGAAAGCCCAACCCAATCAGTTCGAAAGAGATTGATAAACTTGAATGTGTCTTTGCTTACTGCTCGCAAAAATGTCGAAGACTTCCCTCGTTCTGATCTACGCCCTACTGTTCGGATTTCTGGCTTCGAATGGTGTGAGCTCCGAATGTAAAGTGGAGGACCCAGTGAATCAGTGTGGTGGATTCTGCTTCAGATCTCTGTGGCCCATACTGAATCACATTTCGTACCACCAAGGATCGGGAGGGAATCTCACCGATTCCCATCACCAAGGCTCACGAGTTCAGCtggaaaatattgaaaagcAACTGGCTGCTCAGCAACAGATCATCTCGAACTTGGCATCATCGCAGGGAAAATCCAAGAGGAAGGGCATCCCGGCGAAGTTTGAGCTAATCGGCACCGGCTTTTATTACATTGAACGAAGCAAAACCCTAAATTGGTTCGCCGCTGGAGACTTTTGTCGTCAAATGGGTGGTCATCTGGCCAGTATCGGCAGCAACCTGGAGATGACCGCCATCAAAGCAAAACTTACATCCTCAACTGATTATTGGATAGACATTAACGAACTTGCGAAGACGGGGGAGTGGATGTCCCTGACTTCGGGAAAGCGAGCTGGTTTTATGAGTTGGGCTAATGATCAACCAACTCGGGGTAGCGACGAGCACTGTGTTCTCCTAAACGGTCTTATGTGGGATAGGGAATGTGCAAGTCCATGCAATTTCATTTGCCAAGCAGGTGATGAAAATGAgtaacagaaaataaaacatacaaaatttgTGAACTTTGTActcttaaaaattgttttttttttttaaatgggaCAGTTGCTGTCTAGTTTAGATTgccaatatattaaatatacaacctagttatttttttaactctagAAATTTTAACTCAAAATTGAtctttttccaaataaatattttacaaatgtagtaaatttacttattttcaatgTAAGACcgattatacaaatatttatgattttagcTGCGATTATTAAACTAGATGGTTTACTGACagagtttgaaaaatatcgatatttgaAAGTATCAATTTTTTCACAATATAGTaccgataatatcgatgttttcaaggaaattcaaaaaataatcttataattattaaaaatttatattatctgAAGGTTTGGTACTTAAAATAACATAGATTTAGTGTtaagttgttttttaaacaacaacaaaattgttgGTAGTCATCTGGTGCGCTTCttagtttatttgtttaggtaaaattttctaaaaaaaaatgtattaattaatTCAACAGCTGAAAACATATATTTCTTGATAATTACGTAATACAATTAATttggaaaggaaaaaaaaatcaatttatacaGTTAGAAAATGGAAGGGGGATCAATCAATGGAGACGGTAATATTATAAGAACCAATTAGCTCTCCATCCTTAAAGAATTTCCCAACGAATCGCATAATTCCGCTGGAGTAGAACCATCTGTCCACATTAAAGGCAGCGTCCTTCAAAAAGTAAACTCCCTTTGGAATGGTGCAGGCCGACTCGTTAACAAAAAGATCTGTGTTAATTGGATACCGAATACTATCCGCTAAGTAGTGTCCGTATTCCTTAACCACCGTGCAAATTCCTTGAGGTGGCAGCGATACTAAGGGCAATAGCTTAAAGTTGCCGTCGCGATCGAGATCCGAATAATAATCACAAGCGAATTTATAGTGCTCATCCTCAATGTCCTCGAGAATTTCAAAAGTCCCATTTACTAAACTTTCTCGGCCAATCACCCGAAGTTTAGTGAAGTCACATGGTTTTGCGTTTTCGCTCCAGGTGAGGGATATAAAGGTCACATTAGGCGGTTTTTCTTCCTGAAACTGaaattgaatataaaaatatatttatatacatatatgtacaatgtacataccAGTGCTTCGGGAATCACCATGAGACAAACgagcaacatcaacatcatGACAAGAAAACTATTCACCAATTGACTCTAAAATTCATTTTGTTACCTATAAATAGCAAAATTGTTTACGTATTTCGTTTtatcttaattaattttccgtgtttaaatgtattttattatactaGATTAATTGATAAGCAAACGCTAcacatttatacatttataacACGTGGATTATGAACAtgtcaattaaataaaattattgggTGCAGAAacgttttttttaaccaattatacataactattttttgttaatttcaagtgggtatttaaaaaaattgtccgAATCATATGGtgctttgttaaatttatttagagaCTGGCAAGCGCAATTCCGGACGAGTCCAGGCCGTTCCAGTCACAGTAATTCGGTGCCGACGCCTCTCctaattaaaataagttttgttCAGACAGTTTCTGTATGGTACCGCTCTGTATTTGGCATTTGGATTGTAATTGATTTTGAATTGCACAAGTAAAATGCCAAATTCCGAATCCTGTCCGATCGGTACAAAGCGCGTCGTCAAAGTCAAGCCATAAATATT from Drosophila takahashii strain IR98-3 E-12201 chromosome 2R, DtakHiC1v2, whole genome shotgun sequence encodes:
- the LOC108055685 gene encoding uncharacterized protein — translated: MKDVKVARAISESSTTSDNTSDFIEIVKKYDVVYNNHNPDYKNVEVKLKVWTQIADEIGLSVEASKRKWKNLRDSYTKYLRSFRVGTKTSKKYQYWAHADHMDFLKPFQGPGRNSANGNGKSNDEDDTECDFGYQVLAKAASSNGGEEELKITIATASAGCSSIGTHTVNTYTTALSSTSAPAPTSSVGVATPPNIISPGGNAGGGSVAPPQIHNSNSNGSATGSLNCAAVAPLSSMTPPAATSTSGCNSAVVLPLPISPASSAAAAAAAAVSKANANALASLANHLPMGLGVGGLAQQMFPLATLKAAAVAAGLPLPPTITPPGCSSSSSNGQQSNVGCLIIEPHLFAAADNFKKELTAAAAAGAPLGLFQNLANQVQNANRLNGGVNLPLIGTPTPPPPPPSAPPAAKVRRVQPSPQTTAINLSCSGAQNSGQMQPQQPMQMPQQQQQQSSPAKTRKICDPRFPSDWDVSAVLQANRELDANTLFFLSLSRQVRAMPMKFQSLAKMRCMRIVSDLELELENFDCNGGAPPPDDSGGGAGNLKYCSIDTPPPPPQDGSVVLLPPPVATEGSTEHFVYVMSPSRVESMIDISSDEEATMNGLSSGGGQA
- the Tapdelta gene encoding translocon-associated protein subunit delta; the encoded protein is MSRQLFAICLMAAVCASGVYGSCKATVSSFSTQDATILTQLAHVGEFTLQCSGSAPASLFAEFPCGKVVPVAKVGDDKYQVSWVEDIKQGSSGNVQVRLFDEDGYANVRKAQRDGDKVSSVKSLLDISVPTKGAYKGPWIKAELLAAFLVGGFAYFAFTTKGKVQS
- the LOC108055604 gene encoding C-type lectin 37Db-like, producing the protein MFKLAILLFYALFAESTSAECNLEDLVSQCGGFCFRAMWPILDHISYHQGSGSNASEFNTLETRVKLDSIEKQLVAQQKVLTSLESSQRNIPQNFEQIGGGFYYTEKYSKQNWFAARDICRRMGGHLASIRSDAELTSLNAKLPASTEFWLDINDLGATSDYVSLKSGKPATFLRWSSGEPNSSSHHCVLLDKLMYDRNCDQLTLFICQAGDENE
- the LOC108055603 gene encoding accessory gland protein Acp29AB-like; the encoded protein is MSKTSLVLIYALLFGFLASNGVSSECKVEDPVNQCGGFCFRSLWPILNHISYHQGSGGNLTDSHHQGSRVQLENIEKQLAAQQQIISNLASSQGKSKRKGIPAKFELIGTGFYYIERSKTLNWFAAGDFCRQMGGHLASIGSNLEMTAIKAKLTSSTDYWIDINELAKTGEWMSLTSGKRAGFMSWANDQPTRGSDEHCVLLNGLMWDRECASPCNFICQAGDENE
- the LOC108055602 gene encoding uncharacterized protein, whose protein sequence is MLMLLVCLMVIPEALFQEEKPPNVTFISLTWSENAKPCDFTKLRVIGRESLVNGTFEILEDIEDEHYKFACDYYSDLDRDGNFKLLPLVSLPPQGICTVVKEYGHYLADSIRYPINTDLFVNESACTIPKGVYFLKDAAFNVDRWFYSSGIMRFVGKFFKDGELIGSYNITVSID